A stretch of Caenibius tardaugens NBRC 16725 DNA encodes these proteins:
- the epsC gene encoding serine O-acetyltransferase EpsC: MTSAESQDGEQESFTDFWEVDHVVNRLSDIRRSWRAANTSQFEYGVEGFPSRTKLAKVTEELSAVLFPLRLGPGHVRPHNEDEFVTKTLQIALSRLHSQLRLELTYALPGVTPDEIATQASAIVAKLSRALPQIRILLDTDIEAAFRGDPAARSVDEVLICYPSILAIIHYRLAHQLHQLGAPLVARIIAEIAHGRTGIDIHPGATIGEGFFIDHGTGVVIGETAIIGNNVRIYQGVTLGAKSFPTDQDGALVKAMPRHPVVEDNVVIYAGATILGRVTIGQGSEIGGNVWLAHDVPPNSRVLQAREQNQVLTPGLDVVVPLSAS; the protein is encoded by the coding sequence ATGACGAGTGCCGAATCCCAGGACGGCGAACAGGAGTCCTTCACGGACTTCTGGGAGGTCGACCATGTTGTTAACCGCCTGAGCGACATCAGGCGTTCATGGCGTGCGGCCAACACATCGCAATTCGAATATGGTGTCGAAGGGTTTCCTTCGCGTACCAAGCTTGCGAAAGTGACCGAGGAACTTTCGGCGGTGCTGTTTCCGCTGCGGCTGGGGCCGGGGCATGTGCGCCCGCACAACGAAGACGAATTCGTCACCAAGACGCTGCAAATCGCCTTGTCCCGGCTGCACAGCCAGCTCCGTCTCGAGCTGACCTATGCCTTGCCGGGCGTGACCCCGGATGAAATCGCGACACAGGCCTCGGCCATTGTTGCGAAACTCTCGCGCGCGTTGCCGCAGATCCGCATTCTGCTCGATACCGATATCGAAGCGGCCTTTCGCGGCGATCCTGCTGCCCGCAGCGTGGATGAAGTGCTGATCTGCTATCCCAGCATTCTGGCGATCATTCATTATCGTCTGGCGCATCAGCTCCATCAATTGGGCGCGCCGCTCGTGGCCCGGATCATCGCGGAAATCGCCCATGGCCGGACCGGGATCGATATCCACCCCGGCGCCACGATCGGCGAAGGGTTCTTTATCGATCACGGTACCGGTGTGGTTATCGGGGAAACCGCGATAATCGGAAACAATGTGCGCATTTACCAGGGGGTTACGCTGGGTGCGAAAAGCTTCCCCACCGATCAGGATGGGGCGCTGGTCAAGGCCATGCCGCGCCATCCCGTGGTGGAAGACAATGTCGTGATCTATGCAGGCGCAACGATTTTGGGCCGCGTGACCATCGGCCAAGGCTCGGAAATAGGCGGCAACGTATGGCTTGCGCATGATGTGCCGCCCAACAGCCGGGTGCTGCAGGCGCGCGAACAGAATCAGGTGCTGACACCGGGGCTGGACGTTGTCGTGCCGCTCTCGGCAAGCTGA
- a CDS encoding transglutaminase family protein — MIYQVNHTSRVRYGAPVDLARFAIRLKPASWPGQTLLSYHMDVSPVPTHLAEEFGPYQVNNTLVSIDERLQELVVTSVFRMEVTPPPGIVDDGTDIATVRSAALRVGDIATFAPAPFLYGSRVVELEPEIGAWAASMLGDTAGIVPAIRALCSKIHAEFTYLPGVTDSDTPPLEAFRARHGVCQDFAHVMIAALRWYGIPAAYVSGYLRTEPPPGRPRLVGADAMHAWVNVWCGPRLGWVAIDPTNDRMVDQDYVTVAMGRDYADIAPVDGVFVGTPVQKMTTGVDVIPEA, encoded by the coding sequence ATGATCTATCAGGTCAATCACACATCGCGGGTGCGATACGGTGCGCCGGTTGATTTGGCGCGGTTCGCCATCCGTCTCAAACCGGCATCGTGGCCGGGGCAGACATTGCTGTCCTATCACATGGATGTGTCACCGGTACCGACGCATCTGGCGGAAGAGTTCGGCCCTTATCAGGTCAACAACACGCTGGTTTCGATTGATGAGCGGCTGCAGGAACTGGTGGTGACCAGTGTGTTTCGTATGGAGGTCACGCCGCCGCCGGGCATTGTCGATGATGGAACCGATATCGCCACGGTCCGCAGCGCGGCTTTGCGAGTGGGCGATATCGCCACTTTTGCACCCGCCCCGTTCCTTTACGGATCGCGGGTTGTCGAACTGGAACCGGAAATCGGGGCATGGGCTGCGTCGATGCTGGGCGATACCGCCGGCATCGTGCCGGCAATCCGGGCGCTTTGTTCCAAAATCCACGCGGAATTTACCTATCTTCCCGGGGTGACGGACAGCGATACTCCACCGCTCGAGGCGTTTCGTGCCCGACATGGCGTGTGTCAGGATTTTGCCCATGTGATGATTGCGGCCTTGCGCTGGTATGGCATTCCGGCCGCCTATGTCAGCGGTTATCTGCGCACTGAACCGCCGCCGGGGCGCCCGCGTCTGGTCGGTGCGGATGCCATGCATGCCTGGGTCAATGTCTGGTGCGGACCCAGGTTGGGCTGGGTGGCGATCGATCCGACCAACGACCGGATGGTGGATCAGGACTATGTAACCGTCGCCATGGGCCGCGATTATGCCGATATCGCACCGGTGGACGGGGTGTTCGTGGGCACGCCGGTTCAGAAAATGACGACGGGCGTCGATGTGATTCCGGAAGCGTAA
- a CDS encoding circularly permuted type 2 ATP-grasp protein yields MTREGGIADLDLFGVAPGTSPLAAYAPDLSRGDLYADAPQPIAAKWDTFARAIAGSHGIEDYLQRHVDDLGLGYLLTGDQQERAWPLNPMPVMIGAAEWQGLEDGLVQRAELLERVIADIYGPQQLIIDGHLPAPAVTGSRDFARKMVGVPPPAGRYLHVYAVDLARGPTGEWRVLADRVRFPLGIGYALENRIAMGRGLGSLLSSNAVRRLSDFFDILRRGIAATCAREEPRIALLTPGRFNQAYPEQAHLARYLGFALVEGRDLLVQDAKLFVRTIAGLKRVDALWRWMNARHLDPLAFDSRSQIGVPELFSTWANGGLVTANWPGVGVIEARAMSAFLPRLSEVLFNQPLKLPNLSTWWCGQDWERRYVIENLDGLMVSSAFHQRVAAIGGQRTRAGSSFSGAERQHLLDAMERRPMDYTAQEFIRTGTTPCWEAGRFMPRSLTIRTFLARDEHGQWRMMPGGLARLSQAGDLRTPLMAEGDLSADICVVDDVPGANVSTTTAPRSPVIRRAVKILPSQAADNLFWLGRYCERAQMTARVVRALLETSSLQAEQQVSDTVPHRLALLLARWGVIESADGTPEELAAAALGDVKRPGSLVSLVDNVRQIARLLRDRLFVDSWRVLNRPMPSFVPGDSDSMAQAAERLAERFATLAGITADSMSRTASWNFLDMGVRLERASLLLQTTLEMVPGTANSDDLTALLDLCDCHYLYRNRYLAAPFIAPVFDMVLLDPAQPRGLAYQIDKLQHHIESLPTLRNDGMPEQPMLAVRRIEAQIAAWDAEALTPHALEETLDDILVLSDAIAQRYFLQREPQAGRADKLAIQ; encoded by the coding sequence ATGACGCGCGAAGGCGGGATTGCGGATCTGGATCTGTTCGGCGTGGCCCCGGGCACTTCGCCGCTTGCCGCTTATGCCCCCGATCTGTCGCGCGGCGATCTCTACGCCGATGCACCGCAGCCCATTGCCGCGAAATGGGACACCTTTGCCCGGGCCATCGCGGGCAGTCACGGGATCGAAGACTATCTCCAGCGGCATGTCGACGATCTCGGTCTCGGCTATCTTCTGACGGGCGATCAGCAGGAACGGGCCTGGCCGCTCAATCCCATGCCGGTGATGATCGGAGCCGCCGAATGGCAGGGCCTTGAAGACGGGCTGGTGCAGCGCGCCGAACTGCTCGAACGGGTGATTGCGGATATCTATGGCCCGCAGCAGCTGATCATCGACGGTCATCTCCCGGCGCCGGCGGTTACCGGCAGCCGCGATTTCGCGCGCAAGATGGTGGGGGTTCCACCACCGGCGGGCCGCTATCTGCATGTCTATGCCGTGGATCTGGCGCGCGGACCCACGGGGGAATGGCGGGTTCTGGCGGACCGGGTGCGGTTTCCGCTGGGCATCGGCTATGCGCTGGAAAACCGCATTGCCATGGGGCGCGGGCTTGGCAGCCTGCTGTCGTCCAATGCGGTGCGGCGCCTGTCGGACTTTTTCGATATTCTGCGGCGCGGGATCGCGGCCACCTGCGCGCGCGAAGAACCGCGGATTGCCTTGCTGACACCGGGGCGGTTCAATCAGGCCTATCCCGAACAGGCGCATCTGGCGCGTTATCTCGGTTTTGCGCTGGTGGAAGGGCGCGATCTGCTGGTGCAGGATGCGAAGCTGTTCGTCCGCACGATTGCGGGGCTCAAACGTGTCGATGCGCTGTGGCGCTGGATGAACGCCCGCCATCTCGACCCGCTGGCCTTCGATTCCCGATCGCAGATCGGCGTGCCCGAACTGTTTTCGACCTGGGCCAACGGCGGACTGGTGACAGCCAACTGGCCCGGCGTTGGTGTGATCGAGGCGCGGGCCATGTCGGCATTTCTGCCGCGCCTGTCGGAAGTGCTGTTTAACCAGCCGCTCAAGCTGCCCAATCTTTCCACCTGGTGGTGCGGACAGGATTGGGAGCGACGCTATGTGATCGAGAATCTCGATGGGCTGATGGTCAGTTCGGCGTTCCATCAGCGCGTGGCTGCCATTGGGGGCCAACGGACACGCGCCGGGTCGAGTTTCAGCGGGGCGGAACGTCAGCACCTGCTGGATGCCATGGAACGTCGCCCAATGGATTACACCGCGCAGGAATTTATCCGCACCGGCACCACACCCTGCTGGGAAGCGGGCCGTTTCATGCCGCGCAGCCTGACGATCCGTACGTTTCTTGCGCGGGATGAACATGGGCAATGGCGGATGATGCCCGGTGGCCTTGCCCGCCTGTCGCAGGCAGGCGATTTGCGCACCCCGTTGATGGCGGAAGGCGATCTGTCGGCCGATATCTGCGTGGTCGATGATGTGCCGGGCGCCAATGTGTCGACCACCACGGCTCCGCGTTCCCCGGTAATTCGCCGTGCCGTCAAAATTCTGCCCAGCCAGGCGGCGGACAACCTGTTCTGGCTGGGGCGTTATTGCGAACGGGCGCAGATGACCGCGCGTGTGGTGCGGGCCTTGCTGGAAACCTCCAGCCTGCAGGCGGAACAGCAGGTCAGCGATACCGTGCCGCACAGGCTGGCGTTGTTGCTTGCACGCTGGGGCGTGATTGAAAGCGCGGACGGGACACCGGAAGAACTGGCGGCCGCCGCGCTGGGGGATGTGAAACGCCCCGGTTCGCTCGTTTCGCTGGTGGACAATGTCCGGCAGATTGCCCGGTTGCTGCGCGATCGCCTGTTTGTCGACAGCTGGAGAGTGCTCAACCGGCCCATGCCGTCCTTTGTGCCGGGTGACAGCGATTCGATGGCACAGGCTGCAGAACGGCTTGCCGAACGGTTCGCCACGCTGGCGGGCATTACTGCAGATAGCATGAGCCGGACCGCCTCATGGAATTTCCTCGATATGGGGGTGCGGCTGGAACGGGCGTCACTGCTTTTGCAGACAACGCTGGAAATGGTGCCCGGCACCGCCAACTCCGATGATCTGACGGCTTTGCTCGACCTGTGCGATTGCCACTACCTCTATCGTAACCGTTATCTGGCGGCGCCGTTTATCGCCCCGGTGTTCGATATGGTCCTGCTTGATCCGGCGCAGCCGCGGGGGTTGGCGTACCAGATCGACAAGTTGCAACACCATATCGAAAGCCTGCCGACGCTGCGCAATGATGGCATGCCGGAACAGCCGATGCTGGCGGTGCGGCGGATTGAGGCACAGATCGCGGCCTGGGATGCCGAAGCGCTGACCCCGCACGCGCTCGAGGAAACGCTGGATGATATTCTGGTGCTGTCCGATGCGATCGCCCAGCGCTATTTCCTGCAGCGCGAACCGCAAGCCGGGCGGGCGGACAAGCTGGCGATCCAATGA
- a CDS encoding arylsulfatase, translating into MKMLNKLLAATAMTGLSVSSVSAEETRPNIIVVMVDDMGFSDLGAFGGEIRTPNLDALANKGVRFTNFHTTPVCAPTRAEFMTGVDHHQTGIGNFPELRQDNQIDKPGYEGFLTDRVVTIAERLKDAGYSTFQSGKWHLGYDPRANPVARGFDHSFTMLGGGHNHFGTDQNRERPDLPNVGLVYTLDGKEVKIPAKFYSTDYFTDQFISFLPDAKDKRPFFGYLALTAPHYPIQAPAEDIRRYAGKYDAGYDALREARLKRMKELGLIADNVVPHAQTSSKRWADLTDEEKRIEARTMEAYAAMVDHIDQSMGKLVAELKKRGKYDNTIIMFFSDNGPEGHELDKSFIIPEAGKAMLAAGDNTLDSIGSANSYVWYKSNWAEAGSAPFRLSKSFPTEGGTRVVSFLSYPKHARSGIEPSYISVRDVLPTMLDFAKVKLDNPAEYKGKAVVAPQGISFAQRILPGAPAPQLSPTFAAGEMFGRRYVRDGRWKAVHIPPPTGTGHWELFDVEADPGETKDLSRNNRDQLGKMVKAWNAYAADKGVVPPIIPGN; encoded by the coding sequence ATGAAAATGCTCAATAAGTTACTGGCTGCTACGGCCATGACAGGCCTGTCGGTTTCCTCTGTTTCGGCAGAGGAAACCCGGCCCAACATAATTGTGGTTATGGTCGATGATATGGGCTTTTCCGATCTGGGGGCGTTCGGTGGTGAAATCCGTACGCCCAATCTGGATGCGCTCGCCAACAAGGGGGTTCGGTTCACCAATTTCCATACGACCCCGGTCTGCGCCCCCACGCGTGCGGAGTTCATGACTGGGGTCGATCACCACCAGACCGGTATCGGGAATTTCCCCGAACTGCGGCAGGATAACCAGATCGACAAACCGGGTTACGAAGGGTTTCTGACCGATCGCGTTGTCACCATCGCCGAACGCCTGAAGGATGCGGGATATTCGACGTTCCAGTCGGGCAAATGGCATCTGGGATATGATCCGCGGGCCAATCCGGTGGCGCGTGGTTTCGACCATTCGTTCACCATGCTGGGCGGCGGCCACAACCATTTTGGAACCGACCAGAACCGCGAACGCCCCGACCTGCCCAACGTCGGGCTGGTCTACACGCTCGATGGCAAGGAAGTGAAAATTCCCGCGAAGTTCTATTCGACGGATTATTTCACCGATCAGTTCATCTCGTTCCTGCCTGATGCGAAGGATAAGCGCCCGTTCTTCGGCTATCTGGCGCTGACGGCGCCGCATTATCCGATTCAGGCACCGGCCGAGGATATTCGCCGTTATGCTGGCAAATACGATGCCGGTTATGACGCGCTGCGCGAAGCCCGGTTGAAACGGATGAAGGAACTGGGGCTGATCGCGGACAATGTCGTGCCCCACGCCCAGACATCGTCGAAACGCTGGGCGGATCTGACGGACGAGGAAAAACGGATCGAGGCGCGGACGATGGAAGCCTATGCCGCCATGGTCGACCATATCGACCAGAGCATGGGCAAGCTGGTCGCCGAACTGAAAAAGCGTGGCAAGTACGACAACACCATCATTATGTTCTTCTCGGACAACGGTCCGGAAGGTCATGAACTGGATAAGTCGTTCATCATTCCCGAAGCCGGCAAGGCCATGCTGGCAGCGGGTGACAACACGCTCGATTCCATCGGCTCCGCCAACTCCTATGTCTGGTACAAGTCGAACTGGGCAGAGGCGGGATCGGCACCGTTCCGGCTGTCGAAGTCCTTCCCGACCGAAGGGGGGACGCGCGTGGTGTCGTTCCTCAGTTATCCCAAACATGCCCGCAGCGGGATTGAGCCGAGCTATATCTCGGTGCGCGATGTGCTGCCCACCATGCTCGATTTCGCCAAAGTGAAGCTGGACAATCCGGCCGAATACAAGGGCAAGGCCGTGGTCGCACCGCAGGGAATCTCGTTCGCCCAGCGTATCCTGCCGGGTGCGCCTGCCCCGCAGCTTTCCCCGACCTTTGCCGCAGGGGAAATGTTCGGCCGCCGCTACGTTCGCGATGGCCGGTGGAAAGCCGTGCACATTCCGCCGCCAACCGGCACGGGTCATTGGGAACTGTTCGATGTCGAGGCCGATCCCGGTGAAACCAAAGATCTCTCCCGGAACAATCGCGATCAACTGGGCAAGATGGTGAAGGCATGGAATGCCTATGCCGCTGACAAGGGCGTCGTTCCGCCGATCATTCCGGGGAACTGA
- a CDS encoding TonB-dependent receptor, which yields MTDLKSFRAAMLAGGALGLSSMLAVPAQAQADAPQAAETAQSGVGDIVVTARRRAESVQDVPIAVTALSNEQVAVPGAVGLTQVAQLAPSLQITATNARQTNINIRGLGATPAFASLGMEYGVGVYVDQVYYSRPAQAAFDLYDLAQVEVLRGPQGTLFGKNTTAGAIHITSQAPTFDPEFRGEVSVGNYKSLQVRATGAAPITDKLAVRLTVSNTERDKGFMKNVYDGSRKSDLHTLSIRGQLLFKPTDEFSLRVIGDYSKYKQDCCIGTMTSVRTTRVDGSTLPANFYQRVARFGYTPLAIDPSKREMDINRPLRLDLKTHGVTAIADYDLGAATITSVTGWRKLTYLPTIDADLLPLDIFVDAGIYEKQRQFSQELRIASNGKNTVDYVVGLYYFNQRIDDKIFTKYGEDAALWILGPAPSSAQASVGGQAALNGLFVDGTARADTKSYAAFGQVIWHVNDRFDVTAGLRYTKEKKTGFFEQVQRGPTLTPAEILLGAQAIRNSFGANIPRYDARTKEDNLSGAITLSYKITPDVMIYGTYAKGYKSGGLNLNATPAPKVIAPEKVDNFEAGIKSTLFDRMLTLNLAAFHTKIRNYQSQQVDTTVAPTAYIANVGTVRTQGLEFDANLRPVRNLSLFASASYVDAIYKSFRNAQCPLEYQGLQAVCDLSGRGLPGVSKYSVSLGGEYAADVASGAEAYINANYSYRSKFNAAYNLAEDAVIKGYGLTNLRIGLRHPDGRWDVSVYARNLFNTKYFNNIGPAAFNTGQYSGGPGDPRTVGVTLRSSL from the coding sequence GTGACCGATCTGAAATCTTTCCGGGCGGCGATGCTTGCAGGGGGGGCACTGGGTCTTTCGTCGATGCTGGCCGTTCCGGCACAGGCACAGGCAGACGCGCCGCAAGCGGCAGAAACAGCGCAATCGGGTGTCGGGGACATCGTGGTTACCGCGCGTCGCCGTGCGGAAAGCGTGCAGGATGTGCCGATCGCGGTGACCGCGCTCAGCAACGAACAGGTTGCCGTTCCCGGCGCCGTCGGCCTGACACAAGTCGCCCAGCTTGCCCCCAGCTTGCAGATTACGGCAACCAATGCCCGGCAGACCAACATCAATATCCGCGGTCTGGGCGCGACCCCGGCCTTCGCCAGCCTTGGCATGGAATATGGCGTCGGGGTCTATGTCGATCAGGTCTATTACAGCCGCCCGGCCCAGGCGGCCTTCGACCTTTACGATCTGGCGCAAGTCGAAGTGCTGCGCGGCCCACAGGGCACGTTGTTCGGCAAGAATACCACGGCCGGTGCGATCCACATCACGTCACAGGCGCCGACATTCGATCCTGAATTCCGCGGCGAAGTGAGCGTTGGCAACTACAAATCGCTGCAAGTGCGCGCCACCGGCGCGGCACCGATCACCGATAAGCTGGCCGTGCGCCTGACCGTGTCCAACACGGAACGCGACAAGGGCTTCATGAAGAACGTCTATGATGGTTCGCGCAAATCGGATTTGCATACCCTGTCCATTCGTGGGCAACTGCTGTTCAAGCCGACGGATGAATTTTCGCTGCGCGTGATTGGCGATTACAGCAAGTACAAGCAGGATTGCTGTATCGGCACGATGACCAGCGTGCGCACCACGCGCGTGGACGGCAGCACTCTGCCCGCCAATTTCTATCAGCGTGTCGCCCGCTTCGGTTATACCCCGCTGGCGATCGATCCTTCGAAACGGGAAATGGATATCAATCGTCCGCTGCGGCTTGATCTCAAGACGCACGGGGTGACGGCGATTGCCGATTACGATCTCGGGGCGGCAACGATCACGTCCGTCACCGGTTGGCGCAAGCTCACTTATCTGCCCACGATTGACGCCGATCTTCTCCCGCTTGATATCTTCGTCGATGCCGGGATTTACGAGAAGCAGCGCCAGTTCAGCCAGGAACTGCGGATTGCCTCAAACGGCAAGAACACGGTCGATTACGTGGTTGGCCTTTATTATTTCAACCAGCGGATCGATGACAAGATCTTCACCAAGTACGGGGAAGATGCCGCCTTGTGGATTCTCGGGCCGGCGCCCTCCAGCGCGCAGGCATCCGTGGGTGGGCAGGCTGCGCTGAACGGACTGTTCGTCGATGGCACCGCACGGGCCGATACCAAGAGCTATGCGGCATTCGGGCAGGTCATATGGCACGTGAATGATCGTTTCGATGTCACGGCGGGCCTGCGTTATACCAAGGAAAAGAAGACCGGCTTCTTCGAACAGGTGCAGCGTGGCCCAACGCTGACACCGGCCGAGATTCTGCTGGGGGCGCAGGCGATCCGCAATTCTTTCGGCGCCAATATCCCGCGCTATGACGCGAGAACCAAGGAAGACAATCTCTCCGGTGCTATCACCCTGTCGTACAAGATCACACCCGATGTGATGATCTACGGGACCTATGCCAAGGGCTACAAGTCGGGCGGCCTCAACCTCAATGCGACCCCGGCGCCCAAAGTCATTGCCCCGGAAAAGGTCGACAATTTCGAAGCGGGTATCAAGTCGACCCTGTTCGATCGCATGCTGACGCTGAATCTGGCGGCATTCCACACCAAGATCCGCAATTACCAGAGCCAGCAGGTCGATACGACCGTTGCGCCCACCGCCTATATTGCCAATGTCGGCACGGTGCGTACCCAGGGGCTGGAATTCGATGCAAACCTGCGTCCGGTCCGCAACCTCAGCCTGTTCGCATCGGCCAGCTATGTCGATGCGATCTACAAATCGTTCCGCAATGCGCAGTGCCCGCTGGAATATCAGGGTCTGCAGGCCGTTTGCGATCTGAGCGGACGCGGTCTGCCCGGCGTGTCGAAATATTCGGTTTCGCTTGGCGGTGAATATGCGGCGGACGTGGCATCGGGCGCCGAAGCCTATATCAACGCGAACTACAGCTACAGGTCGAAATTCAACGCGGCCTACAATCTTGCCGAAGATGCGGTGATCAAAGGGTACGGCCTCACCAACCTGCGCATCGGCCTGCGCCATCCCGATGGGCGCTGGGACGTATCCGTTTATGCGCGGAACCTGTTCAATACGAAATATTTCAACAATATCGGACCGGCGGCCTTCAACACCGGCCAATACAGCGGTGGCCCGGGCGATCCGCGCACCGTGGGCGTGACGCTGCGCTCATCGCTGTGA